One Candida dubliniensis CD36 chromosome 1, complete sequence genomic region harbors:
- a CDS encoding 40S ribosomal protein S23 (Similar to S. cerevisiae RPS23;~Similar to C. albicans RPS23) produces the protein MGKGKPRGLNSARKLRVHRRNNRWADQAYKARLLGTAFKSSPFGGSSHAKGIVLEKIGIESKQPNSAIRKCVRVQLIKNGKKVTAFVPNDGCLNFVDENDEVLLAGFGRRGKAKGDIPGVRFKVVKVSGVSLLALWKEKKEKPRS, from the coding sequence aTGGGTAAAGGTAAACCAAGAGGGCTTAACTCTGCTAGAAAATTAAGAGTTCACAGAAGAAACAACAGATGGGCTGATCAAGCTTATAAAGCTAGATTATTAGGTACCGCTTTCAAATCTTCTCCATTTGGTGGTTCATCTCACGCCAAAGGTATCgttttggaaaaaattgGTATTGAATCTAAACAACCAAACTCTGCTATTAGAAAATGTGTCAGAGTccaattaatcaaaaacGGTAAGAAAGTCACTGCTTTCGTTCCAAACGATGGTTGTTTGAactttgttgatgaaaatgacGAAGTCTTGTTGGCCGGTTTCGGTAGAAGAGGTAAAGCTAAGGGGGATATTCCAGGGGTTAGATTCAAGGTTGTTAAAGTTTCTGGTGTCTCTTTATTGGCTTTatggaaagaaaagaaagaaaaaccaaGATCATAG
- a CDS encoding chromatin-associated transcriptional (elongation) factor, putative (Similar to S. cerevisiae IWS1), which translates to MKRQKNEKEKKKINKPKQNYQSLQSFDQYNKLNTEMSDPLADYTNLSHDEIDPSTANVAESQQPEPEQQVSEHQEPQQQELTYENDENVLSSIKVEKVTNGEEMGDIVRKKLIRNSRPQEHEQDDFNDNSNVTSGSRPSLSQQQTDEIDIANMDPQQRKRFELEERMSAAIKSTNKRRRKADEDDLERMQDDKIDYLKDQMIKAANSDVEKNSQGQIATEKLKLLREVTDILARADLAIPILDNNLLEAVRLWLEPLPDASMPAYQIQKELIHALETLPIKTDHLVASGIGKVLVFYQRSKRTEPSLKKIVDRLIGDWTRPILNKSDSYKDRTVQFHEYNRNKFTNKLSRGVKRKEAKTLYEENAERRKRAAIPSTRTTAYKIAPQVDKSLLMRQQARHASNDERFKRINSKLTSMSVKRKAAKKGGPSIEGRDLAM; encoded by the coding sequence ATGAAGAGGCAGAAAAACgagaaggaaaaaaaaaaaattaataaacccaaacaaaattatcaatctTTACAATCCTTTGACCAATATAACAAGTTAAATACCGAAATGAGTGACCCGTTAGCTGATTATACCAATTTATCTCACGATGAGATTGATCCTTCAACAGCCAATGTTGCTGAATCTCAACAACCGGAACCAGAACAACAAGTATCAGAACACCAAGAACCTCAACAGCAAGAACTCACATATGAAAATGACGAAAATGTGCTTAGTTCCATAAAGGTAGAAAAAGTCACCAATGGAGAAGAAATGGGTGATATTGTACgcaagaaattgattagGAATTCAAGACCACAAGAACATGAACAGGACGATTTTAATGACAATAGTAATGTGACATCTGGTTCTCGACCATCATTATCGCAGCAACAAACTGACGAAATCGACATTGCTAATATGGACCcacaacaaagaaaaagatttgaattGGAAGAAAGAATGAGTGCTGCGATAAAATCAACgaataaaagaagaagaaaagctgatgaagatgatctTGAAAGAATGCaagatgataaaattgattatttaaaagatCAAATGATTAAAGCTGCCAATTCTGACGTCGAGAAGAATTCCCAAGGTCAAATTGCCactgaaaaattgaaattattaagaGAAGTGACTGATATTTTAGCAAGAGCTGATTTGGCCATACCTATTttagataataatttgttaGAAGCAGTTAGATTATGGTTGGAACCATTACCAGATGCTTCGATGCCAGCATATCAAATACAGAAAGAGTTGATCCATGCATTGGAAACCTTGCCAATAAAGACTGATCATTTAGTTGCTTCTGGCATTGGTAAAGTGTTAGTGTTTTATCAACGTTCTAAACGAACTGAACCTCTGTTGAAGAAAATTGTCGATAGATTGATTGGTGATTGGACAAGACCcattttgaataaatctGACTCGTACAAAGACAGAACTGTACAATTCCATGAATATAACAGAAACAAGTTTACTAATAAGTTGTCAAGAGGcgtaaaaagaaaagaagcAAAGACCTTATATGAAGAAAATGCagaaagaaggaaaagGGCGGCTATTCCAAGTACAAGAACTACCGCTTATAAAATTGCTCCTCAAGTTGACAAGAGTTTGTTGATGAGACAACAAGCTAGACATGCAAGCAATGACGAAAGATTCAAGAGAATTAACCTGAAATTGACATCAATGTCggtgaaaagaaaagcagCTAAAAAAGGTGGCCCATCTATTGAAGGTAGAGATTTGGCAATGTAG
- a CDS encoding clathrin-mediated transport effector protein, putative (Similar to S. cerevisiae SCD6): MSQYIGKTISLISNKGLRYVGLLENINADDATVALKSVRLFGTEGRMAAMGQPNLEVPPGVDIYDYVVFRGSDVKDLSVLDTPIDEVKPNIYRPPPQQPQQQQGATTGQYYSGPTSTSSQNGTPQTQAQAPATTTTTTGSQSYKQASSSAPTQASPAQAAPAQPVQTSAPEASTSYQQPTKTVNEEAATKTVTNDQPADAQPGSVPQPTATKQQQQARKGSKVDIPTEEFDFEQANAKFSKELEQERELEHTGYNKSSSFFDNISSSTDERTNMRWHEERNLNMDTFGEASLQRGRGRGRGRGGRGNWRGRGNYRGRGGGGNWRGGSSNRGRNSDYNTKPEWA; encoded by the coding sequence ATGTCGCAATACATCGGGAAGACAATTTCTCTTATTTCTAATAAGGGGCTTCGTTATGTTGGTCTTTTAGAGAACATCAATGCAGATGATGCAACTGTTGCTTTGAAGTCAGTAAGATTATTTGGAACTGAAGGTCGTATGGCAGCAATGGGTCAACCTAATTTAGAAGTCCCTCCTGGTGTTGATATATATGATTATGTTGTGTTTAGAGGTTCAGATGTCAAAGATTTGTCAGTTTTAGATACTCCTATTGATGAAGTTAAACCAAACATTTATCGCCCtccaccacaacaaccacaacaacaacaaggaGCAACTACTGGTCAATATTATTCTGGTCCTACATCTACATCTTCTCAGAATGGTACTCCTCAAACTCAAGCTCAAGCTCctgccaccaccacaaccacaactgGATCACAGTCTTATAAACAAGCTAGTTCAAGTGCCCCAACTCAAGCCTCTCCAGCTCAAGCAGCTCCAGCTCAACCAGTTCAAACTTCTGCCCCAGAAGCTTCAACATCATATCAACAACCCACCAAAACTGTAAATGAGGAAGCAGCAACAAAAACTGTCACTAATGATCAACCAGCCGATGCTCAACCAGGTTCAGTTCCCCAACCAACAGCTACCaagcagcaacaacaggCAAGAAAGGGATCAAAGGTGGATATTCCAACTGaggaatttgattttgaacaGGCAAATGCCAAGTTTTCTAAGGAACTAGAACAAGAACGTGAACTTGAACATACTGGATATAATAAAAGCTCATCATTTTTTGATAACATTTCATCGTCAACTGATGAAAGAACAAATATGAGATGGCAcgaagaaagaaatttgaATATGGATACTTTTGGTGAAGCTTCTTTAcaaagaggaagaggaagaggaagaggcAGAGGTGGAAGAGGTAATTGGAGAGGCAGAGGGAACTATCGTGGTagaggtggtggtggtaacTGGAGAGGTGGTAGTAGCAATCGAGGAAGAAACAGTGATTATAATACTAAACCAGAATGGGCATAA